The nucleotide window GGGTCCTGCCAGATCATCGTCTCCTCGGGCACCTCGGGGCCGAGGAACCGCTCGGGCGGGCCCATGTCGCGGTGGATCAGCTTGTACCAGGCCTTCGCGAAGGCGTCCATGAACGCCTTCGGGTTGCCCTGGAACTCCTCGACGACCTCCCGGTAGTCCGGGTCCCGCTTGAGGGCGATGTCGGTCGTGAGCATCATCGGCGTCTGCTCGCCGTCACTGTGGGCGGCCGGCGCGGCGTCGACCGCGTCCTCGTCGACGGGGCGCCACTGCCAGGCGCCGCCGGGGCCCTTCTCGGGCTCCCACTCGTGGTTGAGCAGGTTGTCGAGGTAGGAGGTGTCCCACATCGTCGGCGTGGCGTTCCAGGGGCCCTCGATGCCGCTGGTGATGGTGTCGTCGCCCTTCCCGGAGCCGTAGTCGCTCTCCCAGCCCAGCCCCATGTCCTCGATGGGGGCGGCCGCGGGCTCGGGGCCGACGTGCTCGTCGGGGTCGTCGGCGCCGTGGACCTTCCCGAACGTGTGGCCGCCGGCGATGAGGGCGGCCGTCTCGCGGTCGTTCATCGCCATGCGGTCGAACGAGGTCCGGATCCGCTGGGCAGACCACTCCGGGTCCGGTTCCCCTTCCGGCCCCTCGGGGTTCACGTAGATGAGCCCCATGACGGTCGCGCCGAGCTGGTCCATGAGGTCGTCGTCCTCGTCGAAGCGGTCCCAGGACTCCATCTCCTCTTCGGGCCCCCAGTCGGCGGCCGCGTCGGGCTCGAACGCGTCCTCGCGCCCGCCGGCGAAGCCGAAGGTCTCGAAGCCCATCGACTCCATGGCGACGTTGCCGGCGAGCACGATGAGGTCGGCCCACGACAGGTTCCTGCCGTACTTCTGTTTGACCGGCCAGAGCAGCCGGCGAGCCTTGTCGAGGTTGGCGTTGTCCGGCCAGCTGCCGATCGGCTCGAACCGCTGGGTGCCGCCGGATGCCCCGCCGCGGCCGTCGGTGGTGCGGTAGGTTCCGGCGCTGTGCCACGCCATTCGGATAAAGAGCGGCCCGTAGTGGCCGTAGTCCGCCGGCCACCACTCCTGTGAGTCCGTCATGAGCTCCTCGAGGTCCTGCTTGACCGCCTCGAGGTCGAGGGACTCGAACGCCTCCGCGTAGTCGAAGTCCTCCTCGGTCGGTCCGGCGCTGCGGGCGTTCTGGTCGAGCGGCTCCAGGTCCAGCAGCTCCGGCCACCACTCCTGGTTTGTCTTACTCATCGGTATCCGGTTGTTCCCTCGCGATGTTAAGATTGTCTGTCGGCAGCAACTTTTGGCGTCGTGCCAAGCGGTCTGCCGTTTCGCGGAGGACCCCCGGCCGGACCGAACCCGCCGGCGCGCGGCCGAACGAAACCGTGTCCCGCTCCGGTGACGCGCGACCACAACCCCTATTGCCGGAGCTATCGAACGCCCGACCAATGATCCGCGTGGGCATCAACGGGTACGGCACCATCGGCAAGCGCGTCGCCGACGCCGTCCGCCGGCAGCCGGACATGGAGGCCGTCGGCGTCGCCAAGACCCGGCCGAACTTCGAGGCACAAACTGCGGTCGAGAAGGGATTCGACCTCTACGCGGCCGTCGAGGAGCGCAAGCCGCTGTTCGGCGAGGCGGGGATCGACCTGGCCGGGGACGTCGAGGAACTCGTCGCGGCAAGCGACGTTGTCGTCGACGCCTGCCCCTCCGGGGTCGGCGAGCAGAACGCCGAGATGTACCGCGCACACGACACCCCCGCGCTCCTGCAGGGCGGGGAGGACGCCGGCGCCGTCGACGCCAGCTTCAACGCCCGCGCCAACTACGACGAGGTCGAGGGGACCGACCTGGTGCGCGTGGTCTCC belongs to Salinirussus salinus and includes:
- the katG gene encoding catalase/peroxidase HPI; its protein translation is MSKTNQEWWPELLDLEPLDQNARSAGPTEEDFDYAEAFESLDLEAVKQDLEELMTDSQEWWPADYGHYGPLFIRMAWHSAGTYRTTDGRGGASGGTQRFEPIGSWPDNANLDKARRLLWPVKQKYGRNLSWADLIVLAGNVAMESMGFETFGFAGGREDAFEPDAAADWGPEEEMESWDRFDEDDDLMDQLGATVMGLIYVNPEGPEGEPDPEWSAQRIRTSFDRMAMNDRETAALIAGGHTFGKVHGADDPDEHVGPEPAAAPIEDMGLGWESDYGSGKGDDTITSGIEGPWNATPTMWDTSYLDNLLNHEWEPEKGPGGAWQWRPVDEDAVDAAPAAHSDGEQTPMMLTTDIALKRDPDYREVVEEFQGNPKAFMDAFAKAWYKLIHRDMGPPERFLGPEVPEETMIWQDPLPDRDFAPIGEEEAELLKEELLGSELSRAQLVKTAWAAASTYRDSDKRGGANGARIRLEPQRSWEVNEPEQLETVLETLEGVKAEFNDSRSDGTAVSLADLIVLGGNAAVEQAAAEAGYDVEVPFEPGRVDAEQEWTDEESFQALKPVADGFRNYIGDDFEEFDRKPEEHLVDRADLLDLTPEEMTALVGGLRALGATYGDSDRGVLTDEPGALTNDFFVNLLDMRYEWEEAGDGVYEGYDRETGEAVWEGTRFDLIFGSNSRLRAIAEVYAAEDGEEEFVEDFVDAWHKVMTLDRFDLE